The genomic interval TACCAGAAGCCGCCGCGGAAGTCCGCGGTCTCCCGCCGCCTCCGCGTCCGCGAAATCCACGCGCTCGACGTGCTCGAAGTCCGTGAACGCCAGGCCCTCCTCCGCATCGACTGCGAGAGCGGCACCTACGTCCGGAAGCTCTGTCACGACCTCGGACTGGCGCTCGGCACCGGCGCACACATGGGCCACCTCCGCCGCACCGCGACCGGGCCGTTCACGGACGCTGACCTCGTGTCGATGCACGACTACGTGGACGCGCTCGCCGAGTGGCGAGACCGCGGCACCGAGGACTGGATTCGCGGCGTCGTCCAGCCCGCGGAGAACGCGCTCGTCCACCTCCCGCACGTCACCATCGCGCCCTCGGCCGCCCGCGAAGTCGCGAACGGCGCGCCCGTCTACGCGCCCGGCGTCATCGACCACGACGACCCCGCCCCCGGCGCGCTCGTCGCCTGCATCACCCCCAACGAGTCCGCCGTCTGCCTCGGTCGGGCCACCGACGTCATCGACGCCGACGCGGGCGAAGCCGTCACCCTCGAACGCGTCCTCGTGTAGCCCGCGAAACGAAGCCCTTAACCCCGGGCCACTCCTCGAAACACGTGTGGGGCCGTGGGGTAGCGGTATCCTCGGCGCATGGGGTGCGTCGGACCCGAGTTCGAATCTCGGCGGGCCCACTCAAACTTCTACTGACCACCGAGCGACAGCCCCCGGTACGCGGTTCTCGCGTCTCCCGGGGTCGTTTTAGGATGTTTGGTAGAAGGCTTTTATCCGTCACCCGGGAACGTTCGGGCGATTCGTGTCCCAACATACCGTCGCCGTGGTCGAGGACGAGCAGTCAGTCCGCGACCTCTACACGGCCTGGCTCGCCGACGCGTACGACGTTCGGACGGCGGGAACGCTCGCGGACGCTCGCGGCGTGCTCGACGCGTCGGTGGACGTCGTGTTGCTCGACCGCCGGCTTCCGGACGGGTCGGGCGACGACCTGCTCGCGACCATCGACGACCGGCGTCTGGACTGTCGGGTGGCGATGGTCACCGGGGTCGAACCGGACTTCGACGTGGTGTCGCTCGGGTTCGACGACTACCTCGTGAAGCCCGTGGAGCGCGAGCGGGTGGTCGAGACGGTCGAACGCCTCCTCGACCTCCGGAACTATCCCGCGGCCGTTCGCGCGTTCTACCAGACGGCGGCCGCGAAGGCGTCGCTGGAGGCCGCGAAATCGCCGGACGCGCTCGCGAGCGACGACCGGTACGCCGCGCTCTGCGAGGAGTTCGAGAACCTTCGAGAACGCGTGCAGGCGACCGCGGCGACGACCGACCCCGTGCTGGTGCGCGCGCTGTTCCGCGACCTCGCCTAGGTGTGGCCGAAGCACTTCAGGACGAGCGCGAGGAAGCAGACCGCGCCGATAGTGGGAACGATGAGCATCAGCATCGGGTGGTTCGCGATGTGCGCGGCTTCCAGCAGGCCGACGGCGAGGTAGGCGGCGACGAACACCATCGCCGGGCCGAGCAGGAACCACGCGGTCAGCGGGGAGCGCTTGGTAGTCGCGGTTTCCCCGTCGTCGGGTTTGACGAACGCGATGTCCGTAACGCCGAGTCCGTGGGGCGTGCAGCGCCGCTTCACCATCCACCACGCGTCCCGGCAGTCGCTCGGGAGTTCGTGCACGAACACGACGAGGTAGTCGCAGTCCCGGCCGACGGTTTCGAGGTGGCGGTGGATGCCGGCGTGGCCGTACGCTGACAGGCCGTCCACGAGTTCGACGCCGACGGTGTCCTCGACGAGCAGGTCGCACTCGCGGCTCCCGTTCTGCACGTCCACGTCGACGTTCCCGAGCGCGGTTCGGAGTTCGCTCCGCACCCACTGCGCGAGGTGGCGGCCCTCGGGCGGCGACGCGAACCCGTCCTCGCAGAGCGCCTGCTGCACCTCCTCGAAGAGAACTGCGTCGTCGTCGCTCGGCCGCGGCTCGGTCGTCGTGGCGCGTGCGTTCCGCGCGGACTGGTTCAGGGACATCGTCGCTCGCGTGAACGTTCCTCACACAGGACCCAATCCTTACTGCCGAACCGTATCGAACGCCCGCGCCCGCGACCCTAATCGTTTAGGTCGGCGTGGTCGCCGAACGCCGCCGCGAACACCGTGCCGAGCGCCTTCCGGAGGTGCTGGTGGAACGTCGGCGCGCTCACGCCCATCGCCTCCGCGACCTCCTCGCCCGTGTGCTCGCGCGGCCACGAGAAGAACCCGTGCTCGTACGCCGTCCTGAGCGCCGTGCGCTGTTTCTCCGTCAACCCCTCCACGAGCACCGCCGGCTGGGACGCCCGCTGGGAGCGCCGCACCAACTCGATACCCGGCAGTCGCTCCTCGCACGCCGCGACGAACTCGCGCACGGAGCGCGTCCGCGGCACCGTCACCGACACCTCGACCTCCCGCGGCGTCGCCGTCAACGACTGCACGGACGCGCCGTGCGCCGCCAACACGTCCACCGCCGGGAACTCGGACACCACGAGCCCGACGAGCGAGCGGTCGGCGTCCGAGTCGAACACGTCCACGGACTCCACGGACACGAGCGCGTCCGCCGCCGCCGACACCGCCGCCGGGTCGGCGTCCGCGACCGCGACGTACACCAGCCACGACCCGTCGTCCTTCGACACCACCTCCTCCAGGTCGAACGTCGCGCCCGTCCGCCGCGCCATCGCCGACACCGGCCCCGTCGCGTCCGGCACCCGGAACGTCACCTCCACGTCCCCGCCCGTCACGAGAGCCTCCTTGCGTTCCGCCGCGTTCACCGCGCTCGCCACCGTCGCCGCGAGCTCGCTCAGTATCTCGCGCTCCTCCCGGCCGAACTGGTTCGCGCGCCGGCCGTACACGACGAGCACGCCGTACGACCCGCCGTCGAAGGACAATGGGAACGCCGCCGCCGACCCCGCGCCCGCCGCGAGCGCGCGCCGCCGCCACCCGCCGCCCGCCGCCGACACCAGGTCGGACACGACCACGGGTTCGTCGCGCTCTACCGCCCGCCACGCCGGCGACGCCGTCGCGTCCTCCACCGCCAGCGCGTCCAGAATCGACTCGCCAGCGCCCGCCCACGCCCGCGGCGACACCTCGCCGTCATCCAGCGTCCCCGTCCACGCGAACACGTACTCGTCGTCCGCCGCGAGCGACTCGCACACCGACCGCTCAACGTCCTCCCGGCTCGACGCCCCCAGCAGTCCCGCCTGCGTCCGCCGCACCAGCGTGTTCGTCCGATTCACCTCCTCTAAGCGCTCCGTCTTCGCCGCCAGCTCGCGCTCCTGCTCCCGCAGTGCGGCCTCCCGGTCGTGCCGGTCGAGCGCCGCCGCCGTGTTCGCCGCCAACACCTCCACCACCGTCACGTCCACGTCGTCGAACCCGCCCGACTCCGACCCCGCGACGAGCACGCCGTGCGACCCCACGGACACCACCAGCGCCGCCAGCTCCCCGAACACGGCCGCCGACTCCACCGTCCGCGTCTCCTCCGCGACGAACGCATCCCACACCGCCGACCCGTCCCCCAGCACGGGCAACTCCCCCGGCGTCCCGTTCGCCGTCGCCGCCGCGACCAGCGCGCGCTCGTCCGCGTCCCACCGGTAGAACGCCGTCCGCGCCAACCCCAGCAGGCCGTCCGCCGCACCGACCGCGTACTCGAACACGTCCTCGGGCGTCTCCGCCGTCACCAACGCCCGCGTCGTCTCGTGTAGCGTCGTCACCGCGCGCTCGCGCGCCACCCGCTCGCTCACGTCCCGCCCCACACCCGCGACGTGCGTCACCCGGCCGTCGTCGTCCGTAATCCGGGAGAACGTGAACTCGAACGGCACCGCGTCCTCGCCCACCGCCGCGTCCACGCGCGCACTCCCCTCCGCGACCGCCGCCTCGAACGCCGCCGCCACCGCCTCCCGGTCGTCCGACGCGACGACCGACTCCGGCTCCACCTCGCTCGGGTCTCTCCCCCCCATCACGTCCTCCGCCCGCGAGTTCCAGTGCGTCACCTCCCCCGACACGTCCGCCACGAAGAACACGTCCCGCACCGCCTCCACCGCGTCCTCCACGAACGCCCGACTCGCCGCCAACTCGCGCTCCGTCTCGTACGCCTCCGCCGCGTTCACCACCGTATTCACGAGGATATCGAACTGCCCCCGCCCCGGGCGCTTCTGCACGTACTCCGTCGCCCCCAGACTGATCGCCTCGCTCGCCACGTCCTCACTCCCCGCCCCCGTCAACAACACGAACGGCAACTCCGGACGCTCCGCCCGCACCGCCTTCAGGAGTTCGAGGCCGTCCATCGCTGGCATCTCGTAATCGCTCACCACGCACGAAAACCCCTCCCCCAGCCGGTCGAGCGCAGCGCTCGCGCTCGTCTCCGCCACCACGTCCACGCCGCGCCGCTCCAGGAACTCCACGGTCACCGACAGGAACGCCTCGTCGTCGTCCACGACGAGCACCCGCAAACCGTCGCTCATACCGCTCAGTACCTACCCGCCACGTAAACCATTAATCTTCTCGATGTGACACACACTCAGCGAAACCAACCCACCGGACGGCGTCGCCACTACGCCGAGTGAAAACAAAGAAGAAATGCTGCGGGTGTGACCGCTATCGGTACTCAACACGGACCTATTTCGACCTATCCATCGCTACGCGTACGGATTGTCCGCAGTCGATAGCCGTGTAATCGTGTCGAACCGGTCGAAATCGTCGTCGAAACTGTAGACGTACTCGATTCCGACTCGGTTCATGTACGCCGCCGTTACAGCGTCCGCGAGTTCGAGATTTCGCTCTCGAATGAATATCACCTGTCCGTCCGCCTGATCCGATTCGGTCGGATGAACGAGTTCGATGTTCTTGCTGTCTTCGAGGTACTGGAACGTTTCAACCGCTCTCCCCCAGGTCGTGTTCTTCTGAATCGACGCCAGTGCCTCCATCAGATTCTGTGAAAGCACGTGAACGAGCGGGAGGTCTCCCTGGTCGACTGCGTCCATACTCTCGCTCGCTCGGTCGTGGAACGCGTCACGGCGGCTTCGGTCCGCGAAAAGAACGTTCGCGTCGACGACAGCCCGAACCATTCAGTTCCGCGTGTGCGATGCTTCCGTCTCTTCGAGCGCGTTCGTCTCCCCCATGTCGATAGGGTCGGGGCGCTCGGCGTCCCCACGCGGCACCCACCAGAGCACGATACCGCTCGTCTTCCGCCGCCGCACCAGCCCACGCTCGTGAAGCGCGTTCAGGCGCGCCCGGGCGTCGTCCGTCGAGCAGCCGAGCACGTTCGAGATATCGCTCGTCGTCACCACCGGCGGCTCCATCGTCTCAACGACTTCGAGCACGTCCTCAGCGCTCACCGTCGTCGTCGGTTCCGAGTCGGTTCCACTCATACCCGAGCGTACACCGGTATCGCGTAAAAGCATTCGCCCACCGACGGCGTCGCCACTACGCCGAGTGAAAACAAAGGGAAAGAATGCTGCGAGTGTGACCGCTACCGGCGGTCAGTCGTTATTTTAGTTGTCGCGGCGGAGCGCGAGGAGCGCAGCGCCGAGGACCGCGACGAGCGCGAGACCGACGCCGAAGCCGGGCGTGCTACCGGACGAGCCTTCCTCCGTCGTCGTCGTGGAGGCAGCCGTCGTCGTGGTAGTCGTCGACGTGGTGGACGTCGTGGACGTCGTGGTAGTCGTCGACGTGGTGGACGTCGTGGACGTCGTGGACGTCGTCGACGTGCCCGTGGACTCGACGACGTTACCGTCAGCCGTCGTGTCCGTTTCGGTGTTCGAGACAGTGAACATGTCGCCGGCACCGATTCCCTCGGGCGACGTCATGTCGAACGTGCCGGACCAGCTACCGTCAGCCTGGACCGTCACCTTCGTGCTCTTCACGAATGCGGGCTGGGTGTCCTCCGTGGACTGAAGGCGCACGGTGAATTCCGTACCGGGCGCGTAGGTCGACATACCGGAGATGGTCTGCCCCGTCGCGGCGGTCACGTTGACCGGGTCGGACGAGTAGGAGACCTCACCAGCGACGGTGTCGAAGGACGCCGTCACGGACTGGTGGTCTTCGTCGCTCGTGCTGCCGAGAAGACGGTCGTCAGCGACGGTGAACGTCGCGTTGAACGAGTCGTCAGAGTCGACAGATGCGGAGTCACCGCCGAGGCCGCGCTCCCAGTCAGCCGAGCTCG from Salarchaeum japonicum carries:
- a CDS encoding RNA-guided pseudouridylation complex pseudouridine synthase subunit Cbf5; protein product: MMRAPPTERSVESLLEFGVVNLDKPPGPSAHEVSAWVRDFAGVEKAAHAGTLDPKVTGCLPVLTGTAPRLAPALLEGSKEYVAVLELHDDAPGDLRDVVAEFEGPLYQKPPRKSAVSRRLRVREIHALDVLEVRERQALLRIDCESGTYVRKLCHDLGLALGTGAHMGHLRRTATGPFTDADLVSMHDYVDALAEWRDRGTEDWIRGVVQPAENALVHLPHVTIAPSAAREVANGAPVYAPGVIDHDDPAPGALVACITPNESAVCLGRATDVIDADAGEAVTLERVLV
- a CDS encoding response regulator, encoding MSQHTVAVVEDEQSVRDLYTAWLADAYDVRTAGTLADARGVLDASVDVVLLDRRLPDGSGDDLLATIDDRRLDCRVAMVTGVEPDFDVVSLGFDDYLVKPVERERVVETVERLLDLRNYPAAVRAFYQTAAAKASLEAAKSPDALASDDRYAALCEEFENLRERVQATAATTDPVLVRALFRDLA
- a CDS encoding bacterio-opsin activator domain-containing protein — its product is MSDGLRVLVVDDDEAFLSVTVEFLERRGVDVVAETSASAALDRLGEGFSCVVSDYEMPAMDGLELLKAVRAERPELPFVLLTGAGSEDVASEAISLGATEYVQKRPGRGQFDILVNTVVNAAEAYETERELAASRAFVEDAVEAVRDVFFVADVSGEVTHWNSRAEDVMGGRDPSEVEPESVVASDDREAVAAAFEAAVAEGSARVDAAVGEDAVPFEFTFSRITDDDGRVTHVAGVGRDVSERVARERAVTTLHETTRALVTAETPEDVFEYAVGAADGLLGLARTAFYRWDADERALVAAATANGTPGELPVLGDGSAVWDAFVAEETRTVESAAVFGELAALVVSVGSHGVLVAGSESGGFDDVDVTVVEVLAANTAAALDRHDREAALREQERELAAKTERLEEVNRTNTLVRRTQAGLLGASSREDVERSVCESLAADDEYVFAWTGTLDDGEVSPRAWAGAGESILDALAVEDATASPAWRAVERDEPVVVSDLVSAAGGGWRRRALAAGAGSAAAFPLSFDGGSYGVLVVYGRRANQFGREEREILSELAATVASAVNAAERKEALVTGGDVEVTFRVPDATGPVSAMARRTGATFDLEEVVSKDDGSWLVYVAVADADPAAVSAAADALVSVESVDVFDSDADRSLVGLVVSEFPAVDVLAAHGASVQSLTATPREVEVSVTVPRTRSVREFVAACEERLPGIELVRRSQRASQPAVLVEGLTEKQRTALRTAYEHGFFSWPREHTGEEVAEAMGVSAPTFHQHLRKALGTVFAAAFGDHADLND
- a CDS encoding type II toxin-antitoxin system VapC family toxin, with product MVRAVVDANVLFADRSRRDAFHDRASESMDAVDQGDLPLVHVLSQNLMEALASIQKNTTWGRAVETFQYLEDSKNIELVHPTESDQADGQVIFIRERNLELADAVTAAYMNRVGIEYVYSFDDDFDRFDTITRLSTADNPYA
- a CDS encoding helix-turn-helix domain-containing protein, whose translation is MSGTDSEPTTTVSAEDVLEVVETMEPPVVTTSDISNVLGCSTDDARARLNALHERGLVRRRKTSGIVLWWVPRGDAERPDPIDMGETNALEETEASHTRN